One window from the genome of Dyadobacter sp. CECT 9275 encodes:
- a CDS encoding sugar phosphate isomerase/epimerase family protein, whose protein sequence is MLKLGFVSAILADFGLEHVIQFAGNHGFSCIEVMCWPADNSDSRRYAGVSHIDVHNLTDRKVAEIKYNLKQANISISALGYYPNPLDPDPNRSEFFLEHIKQVIRAAAKLGIPVVTTFIGRDQFKSIKENLARFADTWPAVIKVAEECNIKIGIENCPMFFTEDEWPGGKNLAISPAVWDRMFEIIPSPLFGLNYDPSHMIWQMMDEIKPIYAYKDRLHHIHLKDAKLYREKLDRVGIMANPLEYHSPKLPGLGDVNWRGFFAALTDVRYRGPVVIEVEDKAYEGNVTDVTTAILTSRNYLKQFVL, encoded by the coding sequence ATGCTCAAATTAGGATTTGTAAGTGCTATACTGGCTGATTTTGGCCTGGAACATGTAATTCAGTTTGCGGGTAACCACGGTTTTTCCTGTATCGAGGTGATGTGCTGGCCGGCAGATAATTCGGATAGTCGCAGGTATGCCGGTGTCAGCCATATTGATGTCCATAATCTTACCGACCGGAAGGTTGCCGAGATTAAATATAACCTCAAGCAAGCGAATATTTCCATCTCGGCGCTGGGGTATTATCCCAATCCGCTGGATCCGGATCCCAATAGATCAGAATTTTTTCTGGAACATATCAAACAGGTGATCCGGGCGGCCGCCAAGCTGGGGATACCTGTGGTTACCACTTTCATTGGCCGTGACCAGTTTAAAAGTATCAAGGAGAATCTGGCCCGTTTTGCAGATACATGGCCGGCGGTTATAAAGGTTGCTGAGGAGTGTAACATCAAAATAGGTATCGAAAACTGCCCGATGTTTTTTACCGAAGATGAATGGCCGGGAGGAAAAAATCTGGCGATCAGCCCTGCCGTCTGGGACCGGATGTTCGAGATTATACCCAGTCCTCTTTTTGGTCTTAATTATGATCCTTCGCACATGATATGGCAGATGATGGACGAAATTAAGCCTATTTATGCCTACAAGGACCGTCTGCATCATATCCACTTGAAGGATGCCAAACTGTACAGGGAAAAGCTGGACAGGGTGGGGATCATGGCAAATCCGCTGGAATATCATTCGCCAAAATTGCCAGGCCTGGGTGATGTGAACTGGCGGGGATTTTTTGCGGCTTTAACCGACGTCAGATACCGCGGACCGGTGGTGATTGAAGTAGAAGACAAAGCTTACGAGGGTAATGTAACAGATGTAACCACTGCTATTCTTACCAGTCGTAATTATCTGAAACAGTTCGTGTTGTAA